CGATCGTCGCCGCGTAGTCGTGTCGCGGCGTCGGCACTCGCTCGCGCAGGAGCTCAGTGCCATCCTCGCCGAGCGCAATGCCTTCGATCTTCGTCCCGCCGAGGTCAATCCCGATTCGTGTACCCCTCACGTTGCCCATATGCTAATAGCATGTGAGGTAGGGCGCGCTCGCCGAGCGCGCCGTCGGACGCCTCGGCGAGACGCGCCGGACGCCTCGGCGAGGCGTCCCTACCTAGCTAGGCATCATGAAGCCGAACCGCCATCCCATCGTGCTCTACGACGGCGTGTGCGGCCTGTGCCATCGCACCGTGCGCTTCCTGCTGCGGCATGATCGGCAAGGGCACCTCCGCTTTGCCGCTCTGCAATCGTCACTCGGTCGTACGCTCCTCGTGCACCATCGTCTGTCACCGGACGGGCTGGACACGCTCGTCCTGGTCGAGGACGAGCGAGCCTCGACACGATCCGCGGCGGTACTCGGCGCTACGCGGTATCTGGCTGCCCCCTGGCGCTACCTGGCGCTCTTCCGCTTCCTGCCGCGCCTCGTCCGAGATCGGCTGTACGACTGGGTTGCACGGTCTCGGTATCGCTGGTTCGGCCGGCTCGACGCCTGTCCCCTTCCCAGCCCCGGCGAGCGCGAGCGCTTCCTCGACGGCGGACAATAGCGGCGTCCATATCTTGCACTCAACCTAAGGGGCTCGGTTCTCGTCTAACGGTGCGAGGTAGTGTGGGCCCGTGACGGGTGACGGGGTGACAGGGCGACAAGGTGAGGGGGTGATGGAGTGACGGGTGCCTGCGTGAGATCGGGGTGGCGGTCGAGCTCCGGTTCCCCTTCCCTCGACGCGGGGCCTGAAGGCCCCGCGCTACCGACGCTCGAACAATCGCGTCACCTTGTCACCTTGTCACCCTGTCACCCTGTCACCCTACTGTCCGGATCTGGGACGAGGCGTGCCACATGCGGTCAGGGCGCGGGCTGGCGTTGGCGACCGGGTCGAGATAACATGCCGGTATACAGCAACATTCACCGACGCCATTGCTGGCACGTTCTTTGGTAGTTGTATAGGCAATGGTTGATATTGCTCGTCCCCCGGAAGTCATACGGCGGCGCAAGATCCGCCGCATCATATACGGCGTTATTGCTCTCGCAGCCGTCTTGCTCATCACGGTGGCCGTGTCGCGGCTGAAGCCCGCCGCTCCACCGGTCGAGCGAGGTACGGTGTGGATCCAGGAAGTCACGCGCGGGCGCATGGTGCGCAATGTTCGCGGAACCGGTACACTGGTGCCACTGGACATCAGTTGGGTCGCGGCGCCCTATGCCGGGCGCATCGATCGCGTCTTGCTGCGGCCAGGCGTCAACGTCAAACCGGACACGGTCGTCGTCGAGTTGAGCAATCCGGAGCTCACTCAAGCCGTGGACGAAGCGCAGTTGGCGCTTGAAGGTGCCGAAGCGGCGCTCGCGAAAGCCCGCGCGGACCTCAGGGGCACCTTGCTCACGCAGCAAGCGACGATCGCGGACGTGGACGGCCGTTCACAGACAGCGAACGCGCAAGCGAAGGGGTATCAGTCGCTACACAAAGAGGGCCTGGTCTCGGATGTCCAAGCGCTCGAGTACACATCCGCGGCAAAGGGCCTTTCGGCCCAGCTCGAGGCCGAGCGTAGACGGCTCGCGATCACCAAGGAGACGGAGGCCGACCAACTCGGCCAGCAGGAAGCGGAAGTCAAGCGACTCCGCACGATTTACGTGCTGCGGCGACAACAGCTCGACAACCTCCGTGTTCGCGCAGGCGTCGACGGCGTGCTCCAGGCGTTCGCTAGAGTCACCACGACCGACTCATCGACTGTTGAGATCCAGCGGGGCACCCAGGTCCTGCAAGGAGCAAACCTCTTTCGTGTGGCCGACCCTCGACGCCTCAAGGCGGAGCTGAGGATTCCGGAGACGCAGGTGAGGGATGTGGAGATAGGCCAGCAGGCTGAGGTCGACACGCGAAATGGCATCGTGAAGGGAGTCGTCTCTGGAGTTGCCGGCGCCGCGCAGGAAGGCACGGTCACCATTGACGTGTCGCTGGAAGGGGACCTGCCTCGCGGTGCACGACCGAATCTTACCGTGGACGGCACGATCACGCTCGAGCGTCTCCCGGACGTCGTCAAAGTCGGCCGGCCCGCGTTCGGCCAAGAAGGTGGCAGCATCCAACTGTTCAAGCTGCTGGCGAAACGGCCGGTTCAAACCGGCGACGCTGTCCGCACGACGGTGCAGATCGGACGCAGCTCGGTCAACGAGGTGGAAGTTTTGGACGGACTTCAACCTGGCGATCAGGTTATCCTCTCGGACATGACGCAATTTGACGACGCGGACCGCGTCCGGGTCGTCAACTAGGGATCAGGGAGTAGGGGCAGGGCGCAAGAGCCGCGGGGCCCACGGGACGTTGGTCACGGAAAGATTAACAGGAGACCGGAGAGTGACATGGGCGATCAGCCGCTAATCAACCTCGAAGGCGTCAGGAAAGTCTTCTTCACCGACGAGGTCGAGACGCACGCGCTCGACCACATCCAACTGGCGATCGATCCGGGCGAGTACATCGCCATTGCCGGCCCGTCCGGGTGTGGCAAGTCGACCATGCTTTCCATCCTGGGCCTGCTCGACACACCCACGGAAGGCCGGTACTGGTTGAACGGGCGGCCGGTCGAGGACCTCTCGCTGTCCGAGCGGGCACGCGTCCGCAACCGCGAGATCGGGTTCATCTTCCAGAGCTTCAACTTGATTGGTGATCTCACGGTCTTCGAGAACGTGGAGCTGCCGCTCACCTACCGCGGCATGCGCGCCTCCGAGCGGCGCCAGCGCACGACCGAGTCGCTCGAGCGCGTCGGCATGGCTCATCGCGCGAAGCATCTGCCCAGTCAGCTCTCCGGCGGTCAACAGCAGCGCGTCGCCGTCGCACGCGCCGTCGTGGGTCAGCCGCTGATCCTGCTTGCCGACGAGCCGACCGGCAACCTCGACTCGAAGAACGGCGAGATGGTGATGGATTTGCTCCACGAGCTGCACAATGGCGGCGCGACGATCTGCATGGTGACGCACGACCCGCGCTACGCGGCACACGCCACCCGCGCC
The Luteitalea sp. genome window above contains:
- a CDS encoding HlyD family efflux transporter periplasmic adaptor subunit, yielding MVDIARPPEVIRRRKIRRIIYGVIALAAVLLITVAVSRLKPAAPPVERGTVWIQEVTRGRMVRNVRGTGTLVPLDISWVAAPYAGRIDRVLLRPGVNVKPDTVVVELSNPELTQAVDEAQLALEGAEAALAKARADLRGTLLTQQATIADVDGRSQTANAQAKGYQSLHKEGLVSDVQALEYTSAAKGLSAQLEAERRRLAITKETEADQLGQQEAEVKRLRTIYVLRRQQLDNLRVRAGVDGVLQAFARVTTTDSSTVEIQRGTQVLQGANLFRVADPRRLKAELRIPETQVRDVEIGQQAEVDTRNGIVKGVVSGVAGAAQEGTVTIDVSLEGDLPRGARPNLTVDGTITLERLPDVVKVGRPAFGQEGGSIQLFKLLAKRPVQTGDAVRTTVQIGRSSVNEVEVLDGLQPGDQVILSDMTQFDDADRVRVVN
- a CDS encoding ATP-binding cassette domain-containing protein, whose translation is MGDQPLINLEGVRKVFFTDEVETHALDHIQLAIDPGEYIAIAGPSGCGKSTMLSILGLLDTPTEGRYWLNGRPVEDLSLSERARVRNREIGFIFQSFNLIGDLTVFENVELPLTYRGMRASERRQRTTESLERVGMAHRAKHLPSQLSGGQQQRVAVARAVVGQPLILLADEPTGNLDSKNGEMVMDLLHELHNGGATICMVTHDPRYAAHATRAIHLFDGRVVEESVESTV
- a CDS encoding DUF393 domain-containing protein, which produces MKPNRHPIVLYDGVCGLCHRTVRFLLRHDRQGHLRFAALQSSLGRTLLVHHRLSPDGLDTLVLVEDERASTRSAAVLGATRYLAAPWRYLALFRFLPRLVRDRLYDWVARSRYRWFGRLDACPLPSPGERERFLDGGQ